A single genomic interval of Streptomyces graminofaciens harbors:
- a CDS encoding ABC transporter substrate-binding protein — protein MARTNADFQPPYPRRPAKALAALAAGVLALSLTACGGDDGGDDNDGKDRGTNTGSSVRLPKLDGQKLEVAAVFTGPELDNFQKVLDEFEKRTGAEVSFVPTGNNTSTFLGTKIEGGKPPDVAFLPQVGVLHQFAEKGWVKPLGSEAKAQLEKNFSQGWRDLGAYKGEQYGVYVKAANKSLVWYNTQTFEAAGISEEPKTWDEFLQTAQTISDSGAPAVSIGGADGWTLTDWFENVYLSQAGPEKYDQLAAHEIKWTDPSVKQALTTLAELWGKDDLIAGGASGALQTEYPKSITQTFGTDTPAGMVFEGDFVAVTINGDTKAKLGTDAKVFPFPAVGSDSPVVTGGDAAVALKDGKGAQALLTFLASTDAAEIWAAQGGFLSPNMGLDPGAYKDDVTREIAEALLAAGDDFRFDMSDQAPAAFGGTQGVGEWKDLQDFLKNPDDVAGAQRKLEADAAKAYGKG, from the coding sequence ATGGCCAGGACCAACGCCGACTTCCAACCCCCTTACCCACGCAGGCCCGCCAAAGCCCTCGCCGCCCTCGCCGCGGGTGTCCTCGCTCTCTCCCTCACCGCATGCGGCGGTGACGACGGCGGCGACGACAACGATGGCAAGGACCGAGGCACCAACACCGGATCCAGCGTCCGGCTCCCCAAGCTCGACGGGCAGAAGCTCGAAGTCGCCGCCGTCTTCACCGGCCCGGAACTGGACAACTTCCAGAAGGTGCTGGACGAGTTCGAGAAGCGCACCGGCGCCGAGGTGAGCTTCGTACCGACCGGCAACAACACCTCCACCTTCCTCGGCACCAAGATCGAGGGCGGCAAGCCGCCGGACGTCGCGTTCCTCCCCCAGGTCGGCGTGCTGCACCAGTTCGCCGAGAAGGGCTGGGTCAAACCGCTCGGCAGCGAGGCCAAGGCGCAGTTGGAGAAGAACTTCTCGCAGGGCTGGAGGGATCTCGGGGCGTACAAGGGCGAGCAGTACGGCGTGTATGTGAAGGCCGCCAACAAGTCCCTCGTCTGGTACAACACCCAGACCTTCGAGGCGGCGGGGATCAGCGAAGAGCCCAAGACCTGGGACGAGTTCCTCCAGACCGCCCAGACCATCTCCGACTCCGGCGCCCCCGCCGTCTCCATCGGCGGCGCCGACGGCTGGACCCTCACCGACTGGTTCGAGAACGTCTATCTGTCGCAGGCCGGCCCGGAGAAGTACGACCAGCTCGCCGCGCACGAGATCAAGTGGACCGACCCGTCCGTGAAGCAGGCCCTCACCACGCTCGCCGAGCTGTGGGGCAAGGACGACCTGATCGCCGGTGGCGCCTCCGGCGCGCTGCAGACCGAGTACCCGAAGTCGATCACGCAGACCTTCGGCACCGACACCCCGGCCGGCATGGTCTTCGAGGGCGACTTCGTGGCCGTCACCATCAACGGCGACACCAAGGCGAAGCTCGGTACCGACGCCAAGGTCTTCCCGTTCCCGGCCGTCGGCAGCGACTCCCCGGTGGTCACCGGCGGCGACGCGGCCGTGGCGCTGAAGGACGGCAAGGGCGCCCAGGCCCTGCTGACCTTCCTGGCCTCGACCGACGCGGCGGAGATCTGGGCGGCCCAGGGCGGCTTCCTCTCCCCCAACATGGGGCTGGACCCGGGGGCGTACAAGGACGACGTGACCCGCGAGATCGCCGAGGCGCTGCTCGCGGCCGGCGACGACTTCCGCTTCGACATGTCCGACCAGGCCCCGGCGGCGTTCGGCGGCACCCAGGGCGTGGGTGAGTGGAAGGATCTGCAGGACTTCCTGAAGAACCCCGACGACGTGGCGGGTGCCCAGCGCAAGCTGGAGGCCGACGCGGCGAAGGCCTACGGGAAGGGCTGA
- a CDS encoding carbohydrate ABC transporter permease encodes MPSSAVAKAAGGAPPAAARKSVTGTRLWVAVLFLLPALVLLGALVVYPIGYSVWRSLYDAPGSGFVGFDNYTEIFSDDNTLTAVRNTAIWVAVAPAFVTALGLIFAVLTERVRWGTAFKLIVFMPMAISMLAAGIIFRLVYEQDPDQGVANAIVTSVHDVFVDESVYPKARPNAQVSDLRASGGGSFTTEGTVRAGTPALLPLVGIAPDRLPGDPQDAKTATGSGVTGTVWLDFKLGGGGEKGAVDPGEKALEGVKVEAVKGGEVVATATSGADGTFKLPTAAEGARLRLPGSNFAAPYNGIDWLGPTLVTPAIIGSYVWMWAGFAMVLIAAGLAGVDRNLLEAARVDGANEWQVFRRVTVPLLAPVLVVVLVTLMINVMKVFDLVYIIAPQPSQDEANVLALQLYLVSYGGGGDNGLGSAIGVVLLLLVLPVMWVNIRRLRKERQR; translated from the coding sequence ATGCCGTCGTCCGCCGTGGCGAAAGCGGCCGGGGGCGCGCCCCCGGCCGCAGCGCGCAAGAGCGTGACGGGCACCCGGCTGTGGGTGGCGGTGCTGTTCCTGCTGCCCGCGTTGGTGCTGCTCGGCGCGCTCGTGGTCTACCCGATCGGGTACTCGGTCTGGCGGAGCCTGTACGACGCGCCCGGCTCGGGCTTCGTCGGCTTCGACAACTACACGGAGATCTTCTCCGACGACAACACGCTCACCGCCGTACGGAACACGGCGATCTGGGTCGCCGTGGCGCCCGCGTTCGTCACCGCGCTCGGGCTGATCTTCGCCGTGCTCACCGAACGGGTGCGCTGGGGAACGGCGTTCAAGCTGATCGTCTTCATGCCCATGGCGATCTCGATGCTCGCCGCGGGGATCATCTTCCGGCTGGTGTACGAGCAGGATCCGGACCAGGGTGTCGCGAACGCGATCGTGACGTCCGTGCACGATGTCTTCGTCGACGAGTCCGTGTATCCGAAGGCGCGGCCGAACGCCCAGGTCAGTGATCTGCGGGCGTCCGGCGGCGGTTCGTTCACCACGGAGGGGACCGTGCGGGCGGGCACCCCGGCCCTGCTCCCCCTCGTCGGTATCGCACCCGATCGGCTGCCGGGCGACCCGCAGGACGCGAAGACGGCCACCGGGAGCGGCGTCACCGGCACCGTCTGGCTGGACTTCAAGCTCGGGGGCGGCGGCGAGAAGGGCGCGGTCGACCCGGGTGAGAAGGCGCTGGAGGGCGTCAAGGTCGAGGCGGTGAAGGGCGGCGAGGTCGTCGCCACCGCGACCAGCGGCGCCGACGGCACCTTCAAGCTGCCCACAGCGGCCGAGGGAGCGCGACTCCGACTCCCCGGCTCGAACTTCGCGGCGCCCTACAACGGCATCGACTGGCTCGGCCCGACCCTGGTCACCCCGGCCATCATCGGGTCGTACGTGTGGATGTGGGCCGGTTTCGCGATGGTGCTGATCGCGGCGGGGCTGGCCGGGGTCGACCGCAATCTGCTCGAAGCGGCGCGCGTGGACGGCGCGAACGAGTGGCAGGTGTTCCGGCGCGTGACCGTTCCCCTTCTCGCGCCGGTCCTGGTCGTCGTCCTCGTCACGCTGATGATCAACGTGATGAAGGTCTTCGACCTCGTCTACATCATCGCTCCCCAGCCCAGCCAGGACGAGGCCAACGTCCTGGCCCTCCAGCTGTATCTGGTGTCGTACGGCGGTGGGGGCGACAACGGCCTCGGCAGCGCGATCGGTGTGGTCCTGCTGCTGCTCGTGCTGCCGGTGATGTGGGTCAACATCCGGCGCCTCAGGAAGGAGCGTCAGCGGTGA
- a CDS encoding serine/threonine-protein kinase, giving the protein MRPVGSKYLLEEPLGRGATGTVWRARQRETAGAEAAVAGQPGETVAIKVLKEELASDPDIVMRFLRERSVLLRLTHPNIVRVRDLVVEGDLLALVMDLVDGPDLHRYLRENGPLTPVGAALLTAQVADALAASHADQVVHRDLKPANVLLKQGGGQMYPMLTDFGIARLADSPGLTRTSEFVGTPAYVAPESAEGRPQTSAVDIYGAGILLYEVVTGRPPFNGQTALEVLHQHLSAEPRRPSTVPDPLWTVIERCLRKNPDERPSAENLARALRVVAEGVGVHANSAQIAAAESVGALLAPDPAPATVPVTPGGVPGAADATQVLPPHGAGAYDPNAYDPNAYDPNAATSVLPNTSGAAGAADATTVLPTHGAADPTAVMPPVPPHQPGGQQPEQPHPWQTQLRAARDRNEQTQVQYLDPNEDPLRRRPQRQVARPQQQPPQQPPQRPRQQQPPQRRQQQPPPPAAAGYGYPQQQQPYAPAPQQQPQRYAPPPQQPQQPAPRPQREPRPPREPRQRSANPMRIPGLGCLKGCLFMIVILFVAGWLVWEFTPLQSWIGTGKGYWAQLTEWGGDAVKFFKDLGSGSGQ; this is encoded by the coding sequence GTGCGGCCGGTAGGGAGCAAGTACCTCCTTGAGGAGCCGCTGGGACGCGGCGCCACAGGCACCGTCTGGCGCGCCCGCCAGCGGGAGACCGCGGGGGCAGAGGCGGCCGTGGCCGGCCAGCCCGGCGAGACCGTCGCGATCAAGGTCCTCAAGGAGGAGCTGGCGAGCGACCCGGACATCGTGATGCGCTTCCTGCGCGAGCGCTCCGTCCTGCTCCGGCTCACCCACCCGAACATCGTGCGGGTCCGCGACCTGGTCGTCGAGGGCGATCTGCTCGCGCTCGTCATGGACCTCGTCGACGGCCCGGACCTGCACCGCTATCTGCGCGAGAACGGCCCGCTCACCCCCGTCGGCGCCGCCCTGCTCACCGCCCAGGTCGCCGACGCGCTCGCCGCGAGCCACGCCGACCAGGTGGTCCACCGCGACCTGAAGCCCGCCAACGTCCTGCTGAAGCAGGGCGGCGGCCAGATGTACCCGATGCTGACCGACTTCGGCATCGCCCGCCTCGCCGACTCCCCGGGCCTCACCCGCACCAGCGAGTTCGTCGGCACACCCGCGTACGTCGCCCCCGAGTCCGCCGAGGGCCGCCCGCAGACCTCCGCCGTCGACATCTACGGCGCCGGGATCCTCCTCTACGAGGTGGTCACCGGACGCCCGCCGTTCAACGGCCAGACCGCGCTCGAAGTGCTCCACCAGCACCTCAGTGCCGAACCGCGCCGCCCCTCCACCGTTCCCGACCCGCTGTGGACGGTCATCGAGCGCTGCTTGCGCAAGAACCCCGACGAGCGGCCCAGCGCCGAGAACCTCGCGCGTGCGCTGCGCGTCGTCGCCGAGGGCGTGGGCGTGCACGCGAACTCCGCGCAGATCGCCGCCGCCGAGAGCGTGGGAGCCCTGTTGGCCCCCGACCCGGCGCCCGCGACGGTCCCGGTCACCCCGGGCGGCGTGCCCGGCGCGGCCGACGCGACACAGGTCCTGCCGCCGCACGGCGCGGGCGCGTACGACCCCAACGCCTACGACCCGAACGCCTACGACCCGAACGCCGCGACCAGCGTCCTCCCGAACACGTCAGGCGCGGCGGGTGCCGCCGACGCCACCACGGTGCTCCCCACGCACGGCGCCGCCGACCCGACCGCCGTCATGCCGCCGGTGCCGCCGCACCAGCCCGGCGGGCAGCAGCCGGAGCAGCCGCACCCCTGGCAGACCCAGCTGCGCGCGGCCCGCGACCGCAACGAGCAGACGCAGGTCCAGTACCTCGACCCGAACGAGGACCCGCTGCGCCGCCGCCCCCAGCGCCAGGTCGCCCGGCCGCAGCAGCAGCCCCCGCAGCAGCCACCCCAGCGCCCCCGCCAGCAGCAGCCGCCCCAGCGCAGGCAGCAGCAGCCACCGCCCCCCGCGGCCGCCGGTTACGGCTACCCCCAGCAGCAACAGCCGTACGCGCCCGCGCCCCAGCAGCAGCCGCAGCGGTACGCGCCGCCCCCGCAGCAGCCCCAGCAGCCGGCGCCGCGCCCGCAGCGCGAGCCCAGGCCGCCGCGCGAGCCGCGTCAGCGCAGCGCCAACCCGATGAGGATCCCCGGGCTCGGCTGCCTCAAGGGCTGCCTGTTCATGATCGTCATCCTTTTCGTCGCGGGCTGGCTGGTCTGGGAGTTCACCCCCCTCCAGAGCTGGATCGGCACGGGCAAGGGCTACTGGGCGCAGCTGACCGAATGGGGCGGCGACGCCGTCAAGTTCTTCAAGGACCTGGGCAGCGGCTCCGGCCAGTGA
- the prfB gene encoding peptide chain release factor 2, which translates to MAVVDVSEELKSLSSTMESIEAVLDLEKLRADIAVLEEQAAAPSLWDNPDEAQKITSKLSHLQAEVRKAEALRGRIDDLGVLFEMAEEEDDPDTLAEAETELTSVRKALDEMEVRTLLSGEYDAREALVNIRAEAGGVDAADFAEKLQRMYLRWAEQKGYKTEIYETSYAEEAGIKSTTFAVQVPYAYGTLSVEQGTHRLVRISPFDNQGRRQTSFAGVEVLPVVEQTDHVEIDESELRVDVYRSSGPGGQGVNTTDSAVRLTHLPTGIVVSCQNERSQIQNKASAMNVLQAKLLDRRRQEEQAKMDALKGDGGNSWGNQMRSYVLHPYQMVKDLRTEHEVGNPESVFNGEIDGFLEAGIRWRKQQEK; encoded by the coding sequence GTGGCAGTCGTCGATGTATCCGAAGAGCTGAAGTCCCTCTCCTCGACCATGGAGTCGATCGAGGCCGTCCTGGACCTCGAGAAGCTGAGGGCAGACATCGCCGTGCTCGAGGAGCAGGCGGCCGCGCCGTCCCTGTGGGACAACCCCGATGAGGCGCAGAAGATCACCAGCAAGCTCTCCCACCTCCAGGCGGAGGTGAGGAAGGCCGAGGCCCTCCGCGGTCGTATCGACGACCTCGGCGTCCTCTTCGAGATGGCCGAGGAGGAGGACGACCCGGACACCCTCGCCGAGGCCGAGACGGAGCTGACCTCCGTCAGGAAGGCCCTCGACGAGATGGAGGTCCGTACCCTCCTCTCCGGCGAGTACGACGCCCGCGAGGCCCTCGTCAACATCCGCGCCGAGGCCGGTGGCGTCGACGCCGCCGACTTCGCGGAGAAGCTTCAGCGGATGTACCTGCGCTGGGCGGAGCAGAAGGGCTACAAGACCGAGATCTACGAGACGTCCTACGCGGAAGAGGCCGGCATCAAGTCGACCACCTTCGCCGTCCAGGTGCCGTACGCGTACGGGACGCTCTCCGTCGAGCAGGGCACGCACCGGCTCGTCCGTATCTCCCCCTTCGACAACCAGGGGCGTCGCCAGACCTCCTTCGCCGGTGTCGAGGTGCTCCCCGTGGTCGAGCAGACCGACCACGTCGAGATCGACGAGTCCGAGCTGCGCGTGGACGTGTACCGGTCCTCGGGGCCCGGCGGCCAGGGCGTCAACACCACCGACTCCGCGGTGCGCCTCACCCACCTCCCCACGGGCATCGTCGTCTCCTGCCAGAACGAGCGGTCGCAGATCCAGAACAAGGCGTCCGCGATGAACGTCCTCCAAGCGAAGCTGCTCGATCGGCGCCGGCAGGAGGAGCAGGCCAAGATGGACGCCCTCAAGGGCGACGGGGGCAACTCCTGGGGCAACCAGATGCGTTCGTACGTCCTGCACCCGTACCAGATGGTCAAGGACCTGCGCACGGAGCACGAAGTCGGTAACCCCGAGTCCGTGTTCAACGGCGAGATCGACGGTTTCCTGGAAGCCGGGATTCGCTGGCGCAAGCAGCAGGAGAAGTAG
- a CDS encoding FHA domain-containing protein, with the protein MQIRLTVIDPLGPTSEPRARATACDVLVTAPAGTALAAVASGLASAVGGEGGVSSHERGREPGGTQVVLYAGAERLDTQRCTLGEPPLIDGAVLSLGAPTEAGPEADEAAAQLHVVAGPDAGGVHLLHGGKIHIGRSADADVPLDDPDVSRLHCAVTLSADGRVSVADLGSTNGTTLDGARVGDRPVRLVPGALLQIGESTLRLASSSGSAAVGTTPDGEGHVRVAGGASSPSPSSSAPPSSSAPSSSAPSSSSGTGVGSGSGGVPRQVASGRSSAGGSSGASEHGRSEPLVPGQGGAPGIERASRAAGSGSAGDGSDGLGEDPPNALDSGTRKGTPLRGTDVPGGVRKRGGFGAWARRLTGGREQSGAGHDPYEYDYDDDDASYEALSSVSATAVQRLPETWPDPAALLLTALGPGPRLWERGPGHPETLTVRLGTTDRAAPDGSGTLPAVPVTTALREVGALGLAGPRPRLLGLARAVVAQLAALHAPDTLELVLISADRHRPAQERTADWSWLGWLPHLRPAHGQDCRLLLAYDRDQATARLDELLRRVEDHAQDRASAGLGTGDTRGAADSADMPGRRASRRPSWARDDDPAAGGFAGPYTVVVVDGDPGGADVREAVVRLAQEGPGAGIHVVCLAEAEAASPASPVTETYTAACEASPAFRACGAVALLSGDVATALRLLRVAPGQVPAEPRAGGQARGEVHAREADAAVPASRSHPEADAIRVVRPGAGRSAQADPEAMSRTHTGTGLTAGQADRTHPGTEDLASFLAPETPGLLNGGTVATLDAVSAAWAERFARALAPLRTDGAAGDRQARVSAPLPQSARLLDELGLARATPASLMARWADAADDRSAVGGRAWAVLGAGPRGPVSVDLVAEGPHLLIEGPAGSGRTELLRSVAASLAAAERPDRLGIALVDGRDGGGGGGSAGGGGRPGDGLGVCTDLPHVGTHLVANDPVRMREFAQSLSAELKRRAQLLGESGFADWHTRREVSGRLVSQRSGSAGGQVGESAAGAADIDAPSSATVRLRPGAGRRSAEQDRGGAERAVGLPRLVVIVDDLDALLSPALGSPGRPAAGSVVRALEAVVREGVRLGVHLVAAAAEGSAWGAGAGELGRAVSLRASLSAPVPGPDEPGPGRGELVVGEQGRRMPFQAGRVTGRIPRTATLRPTVVPLEWARMGDPPTRRPVRELGNGPTDLALLASALERAAREVSAVRVPSLL; encoded by the coding sequence ATGCAGATCCGGCTGACCGTCATAGACCCGCTGGGACCGACCTCGGAGCCGCGAGCCCGTGCCACGGCCTGCGATGTGCTGGTCACGGCGCCGGCCGGGACGGCGCTCGCCGCGGTCGCCTCGGGCCTGGCCTCGGCCGTGGGCGGCGAGGGCGGCGTTTCTTCGCACGAGCGGGGCCGCGAGCCCGGCGGCACCCAGGTGGTGCTGTACGCGGGCGCCGAGCGCCTCGACACCCAGCGCTGCACCCTGGGCGAGCCGCCCCTGATCGACGGCGCCGTGCTCTCCCTGGGCGCCCCCACCGAGGCGGGCCCGGAGGCCGACGAGGCCGCGGCCCAGCTGCATGTGGTGGCGGGCCCCGACGCGGGCGGCGTCCACCTCCTGCACGGCGGCAAGATCCACATCGGCCGCTCCGCCGACGCGGACGTCCCGCTCGACGACCCCGACGTCTCCCGGCTGCACTGCGCGGTCACCCTCTCCGCCGACGGCCGCGTCTCGGTCGCCGACCTCGGCTCCACGAACGGCACGACCCTGGACGGCGCGCGCGTGGGGGACCGTCCGGTGCGGCTGGTCCCGGGCGCGTTGCTCCAGATCGGCGAGTCGACGCTCCGGCTGGCCTCGTCCTCGGGCTCGGCAGCGGTGGGGACCACGCCGGACGGGGAGGGGCATGTTCGGGTGGCGGGCGGGGCTTCGTCGCCTTCGCCGTCCTCCTCGGCGCCGCCGTCCTCCTCAGCGCCGTCGTCCTCAGCGCCGTCGTCCTCGTCCGGAACAGGGGTGGGCTCCGGCTCGGGGGGTGTGCCCCGGCAGGTGGCGTCCGGGCGGAGTTCGGCGGGGGGCTCTTCAGGGGCCTCGGAGCATGGGCGTTCGGAGCCGTTGGTGCCGGGGCAGGGCGGGGCTCCGGGGATCGAGCGGGCGTCGCGCGCGGCGGGGTCCGGCAGCGCTGGGGACGGGTCCGACGGTCTCGGCGAGGACCCGCCGAACGCGCTCGACTCCGGCACCCGCAAGGGCACTCCCCTCCGGGGGACGGACGTGCCGGGCGGGGTGCGGAAACGCGGGGGGTTCGGCGCGTGGGCTCGGCGGCTCACCGGGGGGCGCGAGCAGTCGGGCGCGGGGCACGACCCGTACGAGTACGACTACGACGATGACGACGCCTCGTACGAGGCGCTCTCCTCGGTGTCGGCGACCGCCGTGCAGCGGCTGCCCGAGACGTGGCCGGACCCCGCCGCGCTGCTGCTGACCGCGCTCGGGCCCGGCCCCCGGCTGTGGGAGCGGGGCCCGGGGCACCCGGAGACGCTGACGGTACGGCTGGGGACGACCGACCGGGCGGCGCCCGACGGCTCCGGCACGCTGCCCGCCGTGCCGGTGACCACGGCACTGCGCGAGGTCGGCGCGCTGGGTCTGGCCGGGCCGCGCCCGCGGCTGCTGGGGCTGGCCCGCGCGGTGGTGGCCCAGCTCGCCGCGCTGCACGCCCCCGACACGCTGGAGCTCGTACTGATCAGCGCGGACCGCCACCGCCCCGCCCAGGAGCGCACGGCCGACTGGTCCTGGCTCGGCTGGCTCCCTCACCTCCGCCCCGCCCACGGCCAGGACTGCCGTCTCCTCCTCGCCTACGACCGCGACCAGGCCACGGCCCGCTTGGACGAGCTGCTGCGCCGGGTCGAGGACCACGCGCAGGACAGGGCGTCGGCGGGCCTCGGGACCGGGGACACACGGGGTGCGGCGGACTCGGCCGACATGCCCGGCAGGCGGGCGTCGCGCCGGCCCTCCTGGGCGCGGGACGACGACCCGGCCGCCGGTGGCTTCGCGGGGCCGTACACGGTGGTGGTCGTGGACGGGGACCCCGGGGGCGCCGACGTGCGGGAGGCCGTGGTGCGGCTGGCGCAGGAGGGGCCCGGCGCCGGGATACATGTCGTGTGCCTCGCCGAGGCGGAGGCCGCGTCGCCCGCCTCGCCGGTGACGGAGACCTACACGGCGGCCTGCGAGGCCTCGCCCGCGTTCCGAGCGTGCGGGGCCGTGGCCCTGCTCAGCGGTGATGTGGCGACGGCGCTGCGGCTGTTGCGGGTCGCTCCCGGACAGGTGCCGGCGGAGCCCAGGGCCGGGGGCCAGGCGCGGGGCGAGGTGCACGCGCGCGAGGCCGACGCGGCGGTGCCGGCGAGCCGCTCGCACCCTGAAGCCGATGCCATACGTGTGGTCCGTCCCGGCGCCGGTCGTTCGGCGCAGGCGGACCCCGAGGCCATGAGCCGTACGCACACCGGTACCGGCCTGACGGCCGGGCAGGCCGATCGCACGCATCCCGGCACGGAGGACCTCGCCTCGTTCCTGGCGCCCGAGACCCCCGGTCTGCTGAACGGCGGCACGGTCGCGACGCTGGACGCCGTGTCGGCGGCCTGGGCGGAGCGGTTCGCGCGGGCACTGGCGCCGCTGCGCACGGACGGGGCCGCCGGGGACCGGCAGGCCCGGGTGTCGGCGCCGCTGCCCCAGTCCGCCCGACTGCTGGACGAGTTGGGGCTGGCGCGGGCCACCCCCGCGTCGCTGATGGCGCGTTGGGCGGACGCGGCCGACGACCGGTCGGCGGTCGGCGGGCGGGCCTGGGCCGTGCTCGGCGCCGGGCCGCGCGGGCCGGTCTCCGTGGACCTGGTCGCCGAGGGCCCGCATCTGCTGATCGAGGGGCCGGCCGGGAGCGGCCGTACGGAGCTGCTGCGATCCGTGGCCGCGTCGCTGGCCGCCGCCGAGCGGCCCGACCGGCTCGGGATCGCGCTGGTCGACGGCCGGGACGGCGGCGGTGGTGGCGGGAGTGCGGGTGGGGGCGGGCGGCCCGGGGACGGGCTGGGGGTCTGTACGGACCTGCCCCACGTCGGTACGCATCTCGTGGCCAACGACCCGGTGCGGATGCGGGAGTTCGCGCAGTCGTTGAGTGCCGAGCTCAAGCGGCGGGCGCAGTTGCTCGGGGAGTCCGGGTTCGCCGACTGGCACACCCGGCGGGAGGTGTCCGGGCGGCTCGTGAGCCAGCGGTCGGGCTCCGCCGGGGGGCAGGTGGGTGAGAGTGCTGCCGGGGCGGCGGACATCGACGCGCCGTCCAGTGCGACGGTGCGGCTTCGGCCGGGGGCCGGGCGCAGGAGTGCCGAGCAGGATCGGGGTGGCGCCGAAAGGGCGGTCGGGCTGCCGCGTCTCGTGGTGATCGTCGACGATCTCGATGCCTTGCTGTCGCCCGCGCTGGGTTCGCCGGGACGGCCTGCCGCCGGGTCGGTGGTGCGGGCGTTGGAGGCCGTGGTCCGGGAGGGCGTGCGGCTCGGGGTGCATCTCGTCGCGGCCGCGGCGGAGGGCTCCGCGTGGGGTGCCGGGGCGGGTGAGCTGGGGCGGGCGGTGTCGCTGCGGGCGTCGTTGAGCGCGCCGGTGCCGGGGCCGGACGAACCCGGCCCCGGGCGTGGGGAGTTGGTCGTGGGTGAGCAGGGGCGGAGGATGCCGTTCCAGGCGGGGCGGGTGACGGGGCGTATTCCGCGTACGGCGACGCTCCGGCCCACTGTCGTGCCGTTGGAGTGGGCCCGGATGGGGGATCCGCCGACGCGGCGCCCGGTGCGTGAGCTGGGGAACGGGCCGACGGATCTGGCGCTGCTGGCGAGCGCGTTGGAGAGGGCGGCGCGGGAGGTTTCGGCCGTGCGGGTGCCGTCGCTGCTGTGA
- a CDS encoding serine/threonine-protein kinase, with product MGRKIGSRYTANQILGRGSAGTVWLGEGPEGPVAIKLLREDLSSDQELVSRFVQERTALLGLDHPNVVSVRDLVVDGNDLALVMDLVRGTDLRTRLDRERRMAPEAAVAIVADVADGLAAAHAAGIVHRDVKPENVLLDMQGPLGPGGAHPALLTDFGVAKLIDSPRRTRATKIIGTPDYLAPEIVEGLPPRAAVDIYALATVLYELLAGFTPFGGGHPGAVLRRHVTETVVPLPGIPEELWQLLVQCLAKAPASRLRASELAARLREQLPLLVGMPPLDVDEPGSEAAEALEEEAAPVAPRERVRRGAVPLVPGAKPDSNRDTHTSMRVPGPDELAGGARGTARVPRASGAPRPGSARNRASVARRRRITLSAAAVALIAAVGVGTWAATSGDDGGGTPSDTKNSAPTSP from the coding sequence TTGGGACGGAAGATCGGAAGCCGGTACACCGCGAACCAGATTCTGGGGCGGGGCAGCGCCGGCACGGTGTGGCTCGGCGAGGGGCCGGAAGGCCCCGTCGCCATCAAGCTGCTGCGCGAGGACCTCTCGTCCGACCAGGAACTCGTCAGCCGCTTCGTCCAGGAGCGCACGGCGCTGCTCGGACTCGACCACCCCAACGTGGTCTCCGTACGGGACCTCGTGGTCGACGGCAACGACCTCGCCCTCGTCATGGACCTCGTCCGGGGCACGGATCTGCGGACCCGCCTCGACCGCGAGCGGCGGATGGCACCCGAGGCGGCGGTCGCCATAGTGGCCGACGTGGCGGACGGCCTGGCGGCGGCGCACGCGGCCGGGATCGTGCACCGGGACGTGAAGCCGGAGAACGTCCTGCTCGACATGCAGGGCCCGCTCGGCCCCGGCGGCGCGCATCCGGCGCTGCTGACGGACTTCGGCGTCGCCAAGCTGATCGACTCTCCTCGCCGTACCCGCGCGACGAAGATCATCGGCACGCCGGACTATCTGGCCCCGGAGATCGTGGAGGGCCTGCCGCCGCGCGCGGCCGTCGACATCTACGCACTCGCGACCGTGCTGTACGAGCTGCTCGCCGGCTTCACCCCGTTCGGCGGCGGGCACCCCGGCGCCGTACTGCGCCGCCATGTGACGGAGACGGTCGTCCCCCTCCCCGGCATCCCCGAGGAGCTGTGGCAGCTGCTGGTCCAGTGCCTGGCGAAGGCCCCCGCCTCCCGCCTGCGGGCGTCGGAGCTGGCGGCGCGGCTGCGGGAGCAGTTGCCGCTGCTGGTCGGGATGCCGCCGCTGGACGTCGACGAGCCGGGTTCGGAGGCCGCGGAAGCGCTGGAGGAGGAGGCCGCGCCGGTCGCTCCGCGGGAGCGGGTGCGGCGGGGGGCGGTGCCGCTGGTGCCCGGCGCGAAGCCGGACTCCAACCGGGACACGCACACGTCGATGAGGGTCCCCGGGCCGGACGAGCTGGCCGGCGGCGCCCGCGGCACGGCCCGGGTGCCACGCGCATCGGGCGCGCCCCGCCCCGGCTCGGCCCGCAACCGCGCGAGTGTGGCCCGCCGACGCCGGATCACGCTGAGCGCGGCGGCGGTGGCGTTGATCGCGGCGGTCGGGGTGGGCACATGGGCGGCCACGTCGGGCGACGACGGGGGCGGCACCCCCTCCGACACGAAGAACTCGGCACCGACGTCGCCGTAG